Below is a genomic region from Alosa sapidissima isolate fAloSap1 chromosome 19, fAloSap1.pri, whole genome shotgun sequence.
AGTGTCTACGTCATTATTTGTCGTAGGTAATCTTCTCTGTatgtcaggatggccgagcggtctaaggcgctgcgttcaggtcgcagtctcccctggaggcgtgggttcgaatcccacttctgacaacaCTTTTTCACGTGTTTGCAATAATATGACAAACTCCATCATAAGTAATGGCAAGTACTTGCAATGCATTTCGTTGCCTAGGAAAGGGATGGTCGGTGCACATGGCAACCTCATAATTTATGTTGCaacctattttttacagtctatggttgcaacagcaaaaaaaaatgacCAAATTTCGAAATAATCAAACCATAAACACATTGAAAACTGTATCCGGTTGTTTTGTCCGACGTCACAGGTCCAACAGCTTTTtcgtcaaaaaaaaaacttaaccaGCGCAGCCGGCCAGTTTTCGCAACTTGTAAACCTTGTCACCATCTCCTCTTTCAAGAGTAAAACAAAATCTCTTAAATTTAATAGAACAAATACTGtagctgtgcagccagatgaTGCAATCAAGGGTAACGTCCAGGCTTCTGCGAAAAATAAATTTTATTAGGTTGAGGCAACAAGTGAGTAGTAGgatgacattttttttaaaaggctaCTCTGAATAGTGGAAACAaatagtttattttactgtctatggagaaaAACAAGTGGCTCTGAAAGCCGTTGGACCCGGAAAGAGATTTATGATCCCATTACTGCATCATCACTTAATAATCAAATTACAAACTCTGATTAATCATTAGTTCACATAAATGAAATAACTCCATATCATTTTGAGAACCAAACCTCCCCTTTCATTTCAATCGTGTATAGATTCAAATCATACGAGATTCAGAATAGCTAGAAGAGGAAGGCTTACGTTTTAATCTAGTGTTTCTTATTTTTGGTATGCAAAACATTTGCATTTAACACCTGTGATTACATGTGACTGATCTGCATTACAGTCGTGGAatttaacaacaacagcaggCACATGGAAGTTGAGTGTTGCATATATTTGTGGCAGCAAAACTGGGTAGATGGGTTATAGTTCCTCTGACATAGACTCAGTCACCCTGATGACTATTTTTCCGGTGTTCTTGTTGGCCTCCATGTGCTGATGTGCTGCAGCAATATCCTGAATGCTGAACACACGGTCAATGACTGGCCGTAGAGCCACAGATGAGTTTAGTGTCTCAAAATGAGGCAGAGCTCTCTCTGAAAAGGCCTTTACCAGCTCAGCTTTAtactgaaaaacaaacaaaaaaaacatcattcacTTGACATTTACGGTAAGTATACTTCTACATTATATTTGTCAAGTATTGTACCGTTTCCATTTTTCTGGGTTTAGAAAAGTAACCATCAGTCACAACAAAGGGCAAGGTACTAACAGAACTAGTGGTTTGTCTTTCGTTAGCTGCTGTGGTGTCTGAGTCTCACCTGTAGACTGCGTGACCGGAGCAGGCTGCATAGCAGATGACCCCGTTTGGACAGGAGTTTGCCCAGCAGATCTCCGTCTACATGTTTGCCTCCCATGGCGCCATAGAGAACCCACCGCCCATCCATAGCCAGACACTGTACATTTTTATTCCAGCACGAGCCACCCACACAGTCCAGAATAACATCTGCACCTCGGCCTACGGAGTTGGAGCCCATTTTTACTTATGCATGTGGTGTGAAACATACTACTTGGACTGGTGTCAACATCAAAATTTGGTTTTATAATAAGAATAAATAAAATGCATAAGTCTTTTAAAACCCCTTTGACATGCCACCACTAGTATATACGTTACTGCATGAATTTAGTTACCTTTGGTAAACTCCATGACCCTCTCAGAGAAATCTTCATCTTTGTAGTTAAACGCAGCAGCTGCTCCAAGATTTTTAGTCATCTTAAGTTTCTCTGCGGTCCCTGCGGTTACTACTGGAATGGCCTGAGTCAAGCGAAGCAGCTGAATGGCAGCAGTGCCAACCCCACTGGCTCCAGCATGCACAAGCACAGTTTCTCCTGGCTGCACtttagctacacacacacacatactctattTCTTCCCAGAGACATTTAAGTTTCTTGACTGTAATTAAATCTCAACATTAAAAGTCAAAGTATACACCATTTACTGCATTTTCATTGGCTGTCAGATTTGTATTTTAATACTGTGTGTTCATGCGGGCTTCTGTGTTGACTACCTATGAGATGAAGCAGCTGAAAGGCCGTTAGCCAGGCCTCAGGGAGAGCAGCAGCTTGGGTAATGGTCAAATGAGCAGGAACTGGCATGACCAACTCTTCTGGTACAGAGACAAACTCTGCGTATCCACCCCCAGAGAGCAGGGCCATGACTCGCTGCCCTGGAACCCACTGTCCTCCGCCCCCTGAACCCAGGGCAGCCACCGTCCCAGCTGCCTCCAGGCCCAGGATCTCGCTTTCACCAGGTGGGGCTGGGTAAAGTCCTCTTCTCTATTATAAAACAAAgaatcaacaaacaaaaaagaatgtGCCGTGAACATGCCCTATCTAGCTGTTATAAGACATGTTAATGAGTAGCATACCTGTAGTAGGTCAGCCCTGTTCAGAGCAGTGGTATGGACCTTAATGAGGATCTCTCCTGCTTTGAGCTGAGGCCTGGGAACTCTGCCCACATACAGCTTCTCAGGACCGCCTGGATCATCAACACATACTGCCAGCATGACCTACAAGTTCGAAATTAGAGAACATTTAAACCAGAGTATCTATAATTGGAAGAAACAATGTGTACAAGATATACAAGGGCTACAAACGTTTTCTCCAACAGCAGATTCTGGTTGGTCCAACATTTTGAGGAAGCTGGCTTCTTGAATTGTGTAGTAGTCTAGTAGACGAGCAGAACATAGTCGGATAAACTGCGTTAGGACTGTTGCAAATCATGTCTGCACATTTTAAGCAGAGCGTTGATGCTCAAGAGATTTTCCTGATGTAAATACATTTCGATTTTTTGCGCGACTAATACGTTTTAAAAGTAATTTGACGTCCTATAAGATGCAACATTTCGAAGATTATCATTGCAATATACTCtcattattatttctactactacaacgcaactgtgtgtactCTTCCCCTTGACGAGCGAAGCAATCGAGGCTAAACTTGAACACCGCAAaagttagtaggcctacttacttGTTGAAGACCTGTATGTCATTAACCGTAGAACTGGACGAGGAGCATATTATTTAGTACATATTCTGCATACGCCACATAAAAACGCTTGAACTCAGCGTCCAGTGTTACAACAGATTCCTTCGAAGTCGATTTGGTGCACCACTTTTTCTTAGAAATAGCCAAATAGCAGAGTTCAAACGACACCTAGTGGCAGAATTAGGTGCTGATCGTGTAAATTTAAAGGCACAAGGGGTCTACAACAACCTGTTCTTCAGGACAAACAAAAGCGTAATAACGGCCAACCTCCCATGAACAATGATCACAATTCACCATGTGAACATGCAGATAAACACACCACAGGACTATGGTTAGTGAGCAAAGAACCATATCTCTTAATCAACTTTATCAACAAAGAAGTACAGTGGCGAGGTACAGTAACAATTATACAGACAatccttttttattatttttttaataacaGCATATAGCTTCATTTTCATATTTGTTGCAGTAAAGGTTACTATTATATGTTTCTGTGTCCCAAGTGATCACAATGACAAAACCATCAAACTACCGGAAGCCCAAGCCTCTACAGTATGTTGATGTGCGACAGATGAACAGCACAGAGGAAACATACCTCCAACACAGACTGAATCACCTTTGCATTCGGCAGACACTGGTTCTCAAACTGTTGCAACAGGACATAAACTCCCTGATGCAGGAGCACCGGAAACTACTACATGTGCGGGTGTGTGAGCCTATTGCCACTGTTGACAACACTATGAGGGAAATCGTGGAAAATCGGCACAGGAGGAAACCATGGCATCGCCACTATAGCCAGTCAGCCCCTCCTGGAAGAGTTTTGATCTCTGGCAAAGATGCTTCTCAGGCTAATAATGATCCTCTTGTGAGATCACAGAGTTCTCACTCTGCTCCAACCCTCTCCCACGTccaagagagagagttagaagaTGGTGGCATTATGTCTATAGTGCAACTGAAGAATATGGCTTGCATCAACAGCATTTGTGAGAGAGAGCTAGCTAGCCAGAGAGAGTGGcagaggcaggagagagagcggCTCAAGCAGATACAGAGGGAAAGACTAAGACAGAAAATACACACCTTTTTGAAGACCCTCGACCACGTCCCGAATGAGCTCATTACACAATTAGCAAATACTGGTAAACAATGAGCTGGGTCTTAATCAACCTGCGCTATTGCTTAACCAAATCAGATAAAATGTAACTGAAATATCTGGTCGGATTCGTTTTTTGTATTGCTGCTGTTATTGATTATAACAAGAGGTGTTCAAATAAAAGGGGAAGAAAAATATGAACACAATCCTAGCTCAGGAACTATTTACAAGCATCTTCATCACATCTCCATTTTCTTCCTCATTCATCCGTATCTTGCCCATAGTCACTTCAACATTGCCTCATTCATAGTTCTTTGACAATGTGGCAGGAGTAATGACCGAGTCGGCAAGGTGTGGGCTAAAGTCTACATTATCCGCCCTTCGCTCCTCAGGGCCAGAAGGACTTTGTGAGGGGGAGTTTTTAGGAACAGAGACTTGACCTCCTTCCACTGTGGTTCATCTGGCAGCAATTTGTCTGTAAGAAACCGACACAACGAGGGACTTATTATTGTACTGAAGTAAACCTAAtaaaatcataaaaaaaatgttttaaaactaTGCTCCATCATATATTGCTTATTGTTTGAATGGTTAATGTTACACGCACATATTAAGTTACAATAAGGCAGGTGGTGAAAGACTATTTGATTGTTACTGAATCGATTGTTGTAAGAACACTTAGGTCTTGAAACTGATATAACATTACATGAGCCAGCTAAGCGGATGTGCTTTTGATTCCAAACTTTTATAACTGATTTATAACTTTAAATATTTTGTGCTGATTCAACAAATTCCAAAGGCATTATATAGTCTCTTATTAGCAAGTGAAGTAGTTAACCTGATAACAGACTTGCCTTGTTATGACCAAAAACAGTACAATTATAAAATATCCTGCTGTAAAAGCTGAAATACCTAGTGAACACAGCACTGAAGTAACCATGTTCACAACCATGTTCACTAGGTAGGCATAATCCAGCGTGGACCTGAAATCTGTACAGCACCCAAGCCCAAGTCGAAACACTCACTGTTGGACTCCAAGGTAACCCGAGTGGGTAGTGCTTTGAGTGGATCTCCATAAAGCAGTGAAAGAAGGACGGCTGTGTCCTCCTCTCCTGGAATCTTACACATCAGCACCAGCACGGAGCACAGCGGGTTGGTCTCCATCACACTCACAGTCTCCATCTGTTCCTAAGGGGCGAGGAGGCGGCGGAAAAATGCAGCATGATTTTTGTTCTAACACCAGAATGGTTATCAAAGCCTGTGCACGATATTTAGCAAACATGCACTTGTTTTGACCTATAAGCAATCAAGATCAAGATACCCCCTCCTGgctataaatgtaaatgtaaatcaggtttctaggccaagtatatttgcgtatacaaggaatttggtctctgcgtttatcccatctgtgaattagtgaacacacagagcacacggagcagtgagctgccttgctacagcggcgctcagggagcagtgaggggttaggtaccttgctcaagggcacttcagccattcctactggtcggggatcgaaccagcaacccttcagttccaagcccgaagacctaaccagtaggccatgactgCCCCCACTTATCGCCACCTATAAACCTGGAGTCAGAGTCAGGGCCCAGCCACAAGCTGATTCAACAAACCAAACCCTTTTGCAGTGCCTGTTCCATACCTTTATGAGTTTGAGTTGATACTGTCGGCTGGCCAGTCCATTGACATGCTGCCAGAGTGAGTGAAGAAAGCCAGGCAGGTCAGTCTCAAGGTTCTCTTGGGCCAGTGTTTTCAGTGGGATGAAAGGTGGGATGTCATGGCGGTGGATGCGCACACCCCGGGTTAGGTCCAGTTCCAAGTGGTAGGTGTCGAGGTAAGTGTCCTCATAGGCTGTGCTTAAGGAGAAGCTAACACGCTTGCCAGAATCCACCTCTACTACATCATACCCACCTGAAAAGGGAAGCAAGGTAAGTCACAGAAAGACTCTGCATATGTCCTACAGTATAATGAATGACCCGTTTTCAGCAGGTCCAGTAATGATCTGTTATCTGATATTGTGAGTATTCAGAGGTAGATTGGTTAGTAAGGAGATTGTATGAAATGGCattgtatgcacatgtgtgtgcaacCTATGAGAGGACATAATTTGAGCTGGCACTGTGACTATGTTACCAATGAGGTGATGGGCTCTGAGCATATCCTTCAACTGAGTGTGACGAGACATCAGCAGTGGTAGGGCGAGTTGGGAACTATTGACTCTGTTTTCCACGTCATTACCATCCATAGTAATCCCATCATCCAGTGCAGCCTTTGCCTCCTGCAAATATGCAAGTATTACAAGTTTCAGCAAGTGTCAAATGACAGGCAATGTGCAATACAGGAGGTGTTCTGAACTGAACTCAAAATAACACAACATACTAACACATTATTTACTGaaagagaatttttttttattgaattcTTCATTTGGAAAAATGTTCCAATGGGTCCAAATGAGTTTTAACAACATTGTCAGCTAGTATTATAACTTTGTTACCTTGAGTTTCTGAATTTGAGCTTTGAGTTGGTTTCTTTGCATTCGGAGAGACAATGCTCTGCACTTTAGTTGATGTAGCCTGTCCTTCTTCAGTACCTCCTCTGGATCTCGACTTTGGAAACCAAGGGCTCCCATCTCTAACCTCTGTAAGCAGCTGAGAACAtctattagagagagagataatcgAAGCAGTGTATGTGATCAACTAGATAGTAAGCACAAACAATGTGGGCcccataataaaaaataataataataaaaaaaaaaacagttgaaaACCATGCACATATATGGGGTTGGCTGTTGTTTGCTTGTTTAAATTGCTATGAACAGCTAAACCGTCATTAACAGCTAAACTACAGCTAAACCTTCAAATCATTAAGCTGGTCATAAGCATAAGCTGACAAATGTTGAAACCCAGGAGAGCAAAGATGGCtaggtgttttttcttttcagcTGATCATATAAAAATATACCTTAGGCTGGTCAACCATCTTAAGCACCTTAAAACTGAAGTTGGTATTTTCAAGCAGCGGTGACTCATTTTCAAGTCTATACTTACTGTGATCTCTCGCCTCCATGACTAAGGTAAGTTGGCCCTAAGTTAGTTTTGACTGTTCCCAATGTTCACTTTTCATTTGGCGAACGTCGCTAGCCATTAACCGCGAGCAGGAAAAGAGCAACACATCTTTAAGCTGTTTTTCCCCCTTCTGTCCAGCTCACAGCTGATGATTTAACCAATGTTAAACAGTGGCTACTACTACTAAACAACAAAACGTGTAAGCtgtaaccatagacagtaaaagaaacgtTAAGGAACAATCTCAACGTCCGCAGTTAACGTGTTATCAAATTCCGCGCGTTTTGCCTTTGAAAccggaaggaaggaaggaatgaATGAATCACTTCGAGTGCGTCAATGCGTCCATGTACTTGCGCAAGGGAGTGTAGAGGGCACCTCGAGACAGCGCAAAAATAATAAGCACGTGGTAATTCGAATTATGTCAGATGATATCGATAACTGATTTGAGTATTTAAAGGTTTGCTTGTGTTGGGTGGGGTCTTCATTTCTGATTTGGTTACGGCTGTACCATGATAAGTGCCTGGATTCTACTTCCTCACATTCATACTATGTCACATTAACATTATCCAACATGCTTGCTTGCTAGTCCCACGCGAAAACTAGTAGCCTAGTTTTATTACGCCTACATTTTCCTGTAACCTTACAAATTATGGCACGCCCTGTGATGGAGGGGCAATTTCAGACTCATTGCCACATGGCTGTTACGGACACAACGTGTTTTTGGCGGTGTTATTGGTCGAAGAATTCACCTGTTAAAAGAGCACCGACCGTGAACGCATGAAGGTAAGTAGCTAGGTATGCTACATCGTTTCAGCAGAGATGATCCCCGTGTGGTTTTTGATTTAATGTGTTCAGATAACGCAAGAATAAGGTTAAAAGTATCACGTCTATTTATACCTTAATTGGCTATTTTGTTCGCGGAGTGAACTCTTCATACATAAATACtcaaaattaacacattttaatGACTGCGTGTGCGAAGGTGTATTTAAAATCTAAATTCTAGTATTTGTATAAAGGTCTGTGCTGCTGGCCAAAGTTCCATCGGTATGCGGGGTAAAGGTGAAATCCCAACAGTGTAGGCTTACCCAAACTGACAGGCAGTAGTAGCTAGACTTCATGCGCCTTTATCTTCCTCTGGATTGTGCTTAGTGAACTTGCTTTTCTAGTGCTTGCATTTCATCTCTTGGTAGATTGACACATAATTAGGGGTCTTATGCTATTCTGCAGTTGCATAACTAAGCCCTGTCTTTACTGTTGGACAATTATTTCCTCGTGACTTACTATTCCACTCTTTGTTTCAGATAATGAGGGCTGTATGACTGCCTGTTGAGAAGCCCCTCATGTGTAGAGGACAGACATTCCTCAACAGTCTAGAACCAGTTCTGAACTGCACCCATACCTTGGCATGATGGAAGCACTGGGGGTCAAGCACTTCTCTACAATTGACTTTGTTGTGTTCGGGATGCTACTGGTGATATCTGTGTCCATTGGCTTGTACCATGCTTTCTCTGGGGGGCGCCAGCGCACCACGCAGGAGTTTCTGATGGCAGACCGGAGCATGAGTTGCCTGCCACTTGCCTTGTCGCTCATGGCAACCTTCCAGTCAGCCGTGGCCATCGTTGGAACGCCTGCTGAGATCTTCTATAATGGCACCCAGTACTGGTTTATTGGCTGTGCCTACTTCTTGGGCCTGCTCATACCAGCCCACATCTTTATCCCTATTTTCTACCGCCTCCGTCTGAACAGTGCCTATCAGGTACCCTTCCTAAGCAGCCACTGAACCACCAGTGAGCTTGGCTGAGCTGATGTGACTACAGCATAAATACTGTGTTAATGTTGTTGAGGAAATTCAATCTGTGACACTTTGCCTTTTCCTAGTATCTTGAACTTCGCTTCAGTAAGACGGTGCGGATATGTGGCACAATAACTTTCATCTTTCAGATGGTGAGTTGTATGGCTACCCACCGActattgtttgtatgtgttagaCAAGACTGAGTCATTGTCTGCTCTCG
It encodes:
- the tp53i3 gene encoding quinone oxidoreductase PIG3 isoform X2, with the protein product MTYRSSTKASFLKMLDQPESAVGENVMLAVCVDDPGGPEKLYVGRVPRPQLKAGEILIKVHTTALNRADLLQRRGLYPAPPGESEILGLEAAGTVAALGSGGGGQWVPGQRVMALLSGGGYAEFVSVPEELVMPVPAHLTITQAAALPEAWLTAFQLLHLIAKVQPGETVLVHAGASGVGTAAIQLLRLTQAIPVVTAGTAEKLKMTKNLGAAAAFNYKDEDFSERVMEFTKGRGADVILDCVGGSCWNKNVQCLAMDGRWVLYGAMGGKHVDGDLLGKLLSKRGHLLCSLLRSRSLQYKAELVKAFSERALPHFETLNSSVALRPVIDRVFSIQDIAAAHQHMEANKNTGKIVIRVTESMSEEL
- the tp53i3 gene encoding quinone oxidoreductase PIG3 isoform X1, which gives rise to MTYRSSTNYYTIQEASFLKMLDQPESAVGENVMLAVCVDDPGGPEKLYVGRVPRPQLKAGEILIKVHTTALNRADLLQRRGLYPAPPGESEILGLEAAGTVAALGSGGGGQWVPGQRVMALLSGGGYAEFVSVPEELVMPVPAHLTITQAAALPEAWLTAFQLLHLIAKVQPGETVLVHAGASGVGTAAIQLLRLTQAIPVVTAGTAEKLKMTKNLGAAAAFNYKDEDFSERVMEFTKGRGADVILDCVGGSCWNKNVQCLAMDGRWVLYGAMGGKHVDGDLLGKLLSKRGHLLCSLLRSRSLQYKAELVKAFSERALPHFETLNSSVALRPVIDRVFSIQDIAAAHQHMEANKNTGKIVIRVTESMSEEL
- the tp53i3 gene encoding quinone oxidoreductase PIG3 isoform X3; protein product: MLDQPESAVGENVMLAVCVDDPGGPEKLYVGRVPRPQLKAGEILIKVHTTALNRADLLQRRGLYPAPPGESEILGLEAAGTVAALGSGGGGQWVPGQRVMALLSGGGYAEFVSVPEELVMPVPAHLTITQAAALPEAWLTAFQLLHLIAKVQPGETVLVHAGASGVGTAAIQLLRLTQAIPVVTAGTAEKLKMTKNLGAAAAFNYKDEDFSERVMEFTKGRGADVILDCVGGSCWNKNVQCLAMDGRWVLYGAMGGKHVDGDLLGKLLSKRGHLLCSLLRSRSLQYKAELVKAFSERALPHFETLNSSVALRPVIDRVFSIQDIAAAHQHMEANKNTGKIVIRVTESMSEEL
- the tp53i3 gene encoding quinone oxidoreductase PIG3 isoform X4, which translates into the protein MLAVCVDDPGGPEKLYVGRVPRPQLKAGEILIKVHTTALNRADLLQRRGLYPAPPGESEILGLEAAGTVAALGSGGGGQWVPGQRVMALLSGGGYAEFVSVPEELVMPVPAHLTITQAAALPEAWLTAFQLLHLIAKVQPGETVLVHAGASGVGTAAIQLLRLTQAIPVVTAGTAEKLKMTKNLGAAAAFNYKDEDFSERVMEFTKGRGADVILDCVGGSCWNKNVQCLAMDGRWVLYGAMGGKHVDGDLLGKLLSKRGHLLCSLLRSRSLQYKAELVKAFSERALPHFETLNSSVALRPVIDRVFSIQDIAAAHQHMEANKNTGKIVIRVTESMSEEL
- the cenpo gene encoding centromere protein O gives rise to the protein MEARDHNVLSCLQRLEMGALGFQSRDPEEVLKKDRLHQLKCRALSLRMQRNQLKAQIQKLKEAKAALDDGITMDGNDVENRVNSSQLALPLLMSRHTQLKDMLRAHHLIGGYDVVEVDSGKRVSFSLSTAYEDTYLDTYHLELDLTRGVRIHRHDIPPFIPLKTLAQENLETDLPGFLHSLWQHVNGLASRQYQLKLIKEQMETVSVMETNPLCSVLVLMCKIPGEEDTAVLLSLLYGDPLKALPTRVTLESNNKLLPDEPQWKEVKSLFLKTPPHKVLLALRSEGRIM